AAGTATTCTACTCTTGTATGGACTATAAGCCATATTGGTAGTTAGCCGGGGCCAGACGGTAGCTATTCACTGGTTCCCCGGACACAGCGAGGTCGAAGGGAATGAAAAGGAGCTGCGACAAGGACTCATGTCCCAAGTGGAGACACACAATGACAGGTTCAGCTCTCCCTAGCCCACCCCCTGGAGAGCCCAGTCAGAGGCCACTAGGGAAGCCCGGGGAGATGGTTCCACAAACGAGCACCAGCAGTCCAAACCTAGGGCATACAGACCCCAACGGGGCTGGAGGTTGGACCTCATAGCTGCACTCACGGCACGAGCTGTGCCAAGACAAACACCCTCGGAGCTTAACCTAAGATGTCTTCCATATCAAGTCCCTTTTGCATCAAATGACACCGTGGGTGAATTAGAATGCTATGGATTGATTTTGAGTCTGCATTCTATGCAATATCGCATCTGCAATTCTGCATGATGATACCTCAGAGTCTATTGTTCGTGAAACTCTCCTACAATGGCAATCCAGGCCCCTTGCAGCCGTCAGTCTTCCCAAAGTACCAATTATGAGCAGCAAAAGCAGTCAAAGATGGCGGCCCCGTCCCTGTATTGCCGTGAAAATTGACCTCCCCCTCCAACACCTCAATATCCCCAGTGTGAACAGTAGCATTATTTCCGGATGTTATATAATACTCCGGACTAACATGCACATACCCCATTGCCAGGAAAGGCAGCTTAGGCACGGGATCATCAATATGCGTAAATCGATAGTTACCGCTCTGCGCCGTGATATGCCTGGCCAGGGCCGGGTTAGCCACCCGCGGCGAAGCATATGCGTATAACTTGGCTGAAATGCCCTTGCCCCGGATATCAGCCGCAGCGAGCGTGGCCACCGCGGCTCCCAAACTATGTCCCACCACAACCAGTTCATAGTCAGGGTGCTGGGAGACGACCTCCACAATGGAATCACGGACCAGGATCCATGAACTCCAGAATCCGAGTTCAGCGAAGCACCCATCGCACAAGCCCGGGTCGGTGTAGATAAAGGTCGCATCGGCTATCCAGTTGCGTACTGAGTATGAGCCGCGGAAGGCAATGACAATGGCCTTGTTAGTTTTGTCCAGCGCGACAAAGCCAGAGGTGTCAGTGATGGTAGTGCTATGATTGTATGTTAGGATCCAGATAAGATAACTATTGATAAATGCTTACTTGGAGAAATCAAACAGGATCTCTGTATCAGACTGTTCAACCTGGGGACAGTTGTTTGCCCAACATGTCAATTTGTGACCGGTTTTGGCAACATAGTTGTCATGACAATATGATGCCGCAGCATACTCGACCCAGAAGTGGAATTGCGTTAATTCGTCGGCTGGAACATCTACGGATGTGAGTAATGTGCAAAAGAATAAAAACGGGCAGTTCGTACCTCGTGTCTGTATGTTAAATGGAATCGCATGACTGCACACAGCCAGAAACGACAAGATGGCCAGAGATAGATGCATGGCTGTATTGCTCCACTTAAGGACATTATAATTCTGGCTTGGGAATAATGGCTTTATAGATCCCAATGCTATTGTAATCTTCTCACGTGAGAGTGGTGCTGCAACCAGCTAGCCACACCCAACGCTTACGGAAGGTAAAGGACAGCCTTATTCTGTCCCTGGCTGTCATTGGACCACCTTTCCAGCTAACCTAGGCATATCGAGGAATTTTCAGTTCCGTGTGACCACACCCGGAGATCTTGCTATAATGGGTTGTGAAGATCGAAATTGTGGGGTTGGAAGGGCACCTAGTGGTCGGGCACACCGATGGGTTCACCTTCTGGGACGATCACTTACTCTGCTACGAACTAAACCCGGCCGAGTACATGAGAGGCGTCCACAAGTCAGTCTTTTGGATATCAGGCTTAATGTCAACAGGAAGACCTTTTAGGGTATGCGCAGAAAACATTTTATCTAACTGTTCTATCTCTATCTACGTACGGAAGCAAACCTGCAGTCTTGGAATCAAAATATCATACATAACCGGCTCAACTAAATCGGCTCCTCTCTCGGCTCCACCAAAATTTCATTCACCGAGACGTGTTCTGGCTGAATCAAAGCGTGAACAATCGAATTTGCAACATCCGAAGGATCAAGGATCTTGGCCCCCGACTCCCCTCCGTATTTCTCAACTGCCTCAGCATCCGTCGACATTCCCAATAGATCAGTGGCCGTGTTACCAGGCTGGATGCTCGTGACGCGCAATCCCGTCCCCGCGGTCTCAAGACGGAGCGCTTGCAGGGTGGCTTCGACGAAGAACTTGCTGGCCGAGTAGACGCCCAGACCGGGGAAAACTTTCCGTCCTGCGTCGGATGAGATGGCCACGATGTGGCCGCGGCCGCGCGAGATCATGCCCGGGACAGTCGGGGCCAGGGCGTTCAGGAGACCCTTGCAGTTAACGTCGACGGTGCGCGTCCACTCATCTGTTTGGGTGTTGGCCATCATGGTGAAGTACATGACACCCGCGCAAGCAACGAGGATATCGACGGGGCCGAGCTCCTCGCTCGCGACCTGGATGAGG
The sequence above is a segment of the Aspergillus chevalieri M1 DNA, chromosome 6, nearly complete sequence genome. Coding sequences within it:
- a CDS encoding lipase family protein (COG:I;~EggNog:ENOG410PKH6;~InterPro:IPR002921,IPR029058,IPR005592;~PFAM:PF03893,PF01764;~SECRETED:SignalP(1-17);~antiSMASH:Cluster_6.1;~go_process: GO:0006629 - lipid metabolic process [Evidence IEA];~go_process: GO:0016042 - lipid catabolic process [Evidence IEA]); the protein is MHLSLAILSFLAVCSHAIPFNIQTRDVPADELTQFHFWVEYAAASYCHDNYVAKTGHKLTCWANNCPQVEQSDTEILFDFSNTTITDTSGFVALDKTNKAIVIAFRGSYSVRNWIADATFIYTDPGLCDGCFAELGFWSSWILVRDSIVEVVSQHPDYELVVVGHSLGAAVATLAAADIRGKGISAKLYAYASPRVANPALARHITAQSGNYRFTHIDDPVPKLPFLAMGYVHVSPEYYITSGNNATVHTGDIEVLEGEVNFHGNTGTGPPSLTAFAAHNWYFGKTDGCKGPGLPL